ctccctatgggccaagcattcaaacacatgagtctataggGGTCATTCCTTTTAAAACCACCACAACATCAAAGGAAATAATGGATACAGGAAATTAAGGAATAAGATAATGCCAAAATTTGTGAACAAAGGACAAAAAAATGCAAGGCAGCATAGGAAGTGGAGGTATTCAAATATCACTGATATCGAGTTGAATTACAAGTATTATTTAAAAAGGATAGAGAGATCAAAGCAGAAATCTGGACAAATGGTACAATCCTGGAATAACTTCATTATCATAAGGAACAAGTATCCAACATAGTAGtatatctattatatatttttctcactgattcttttttcatttttctttattcagaaatattctactcactctacatatcacccacagatcccacctcctccctcctcccacccccagccctctcttccaagccaccccacatccccacatccctcaaatcaaggtctcccatgaggagtcaacagagcccagcacactgagccaaggcaggtccaagcccctccccactgcaccaaggctgtgcaaggcatcacactgCACTGCAGGCACCCGGCTCCCTCTATTATATTTTTTCCAGGGCCACCTGGGCAAGACAATGAGAAAAATTATTCTGGTCCCCAAGACCCACTCCCCATGTTAAACTACTTGGCTTAACTTCTTAATGTAGTGGATAATTAGTATGACCTATGAACATGGTGGGCTTCCTTGGTGGGTAAATTCTACAAAATATTCCAATGTCCACATTAATATATTTATGGGATGATATTTGTTAAATTTCCAAGTTTTACCATCATAGGTTtagttgaattttctttttgcaaaagATTCTTTCCAGAGCCTCCTTTATGTCTCTATTTCTAAGGCTGTAGATGAAGGGATTCAGCATGGGGGTCACCACTGTGTACATCAAAGACATGACAGTATCCTTCACAGTAGAGTTATTAGCAGAAGGACATAAATAGAGACCAATGACTGTCCCATAGAACAGTGACACTACAGACAGGTGGGAGCCACAGGTAGAAAAGGCTTTACGGATACCTTGTGAAGAAGGGACCTTGAGAATGGAGGAGACAATTCGTACATAGGACATGATAATGAGTGCAAATGGAAGGATAAGGAAGATGCTGACCACAATAAATATCACCACCTCATTAACATAGGTGTCTGAGCAGGACAGCTTTAGCAGAGCGGACATGTCACAGAAATAGTGGGGGATCACGTTGTCCTTACAGAAAGACAATCTGGCCATGAGCAGGGTGTGCAGCATGGCATGGAATGTGGTCAGCACCCAGGACAGCAACACCAGACTCACACAGAGTTTAGGACTCATGATACTGTTGTAGTGAAGGGGgaagcagatggccacatagcggtcataggccatggccacAAGGAGGAAGttcccaaggtctccaaaaaacagaaagaagtatATTTGTGCCAGGCAGCCTGCATAAGGGATAGATGGGTCCTGGCTCTGCATGTTCTGCAGCAGTTTGGGCATTGtgacagaggagaagcagaggtcagagaaggacaaGTTGCTGAGAAacaagtacatgggtgtgtggagatgggagtCCAGTagaatgaggatgatgatgatgaggttcCCCATGACAGTAATGAGGTACATGGCCAGGAACAGGGAATAGAACAGGTGCTGTTGCTCTGGGGGGATGGGCAGGCccaggaggaggaactgggagacaACAGTTTGGTTCCCTTCTGTCATACTGCCTCAGGTTCCTTTAAGAAAAATCATGACAAcagctttcaaaataaatatgatCATGTCTTCTTGTTAACCATCTGTTATGTGTTCGCTAATATAAATTTCCCAACCATCACAATAATTGCATATACATTCCCATGTTTGTTATCTCTATAATGCTGAAGATTGAATATTTAGTTCTTTCTATCATATTTTAGTGTTCATTACGTCCTAAACATTTTATGAATTTGATTCTGAGACACACAGTTCACTGGTTTTTGTCTTATCTGCCCGATTTGTCAACATTATTCTGTGAATATTATACAATCGTAGTTGGCTCGTTTTCTATTACTATCTGCCATGGCCATGGTCCTGAAAGATTTTTTTGAGCCACATCCTCTTGTAATTCTATGTACTTTGGATTATCAATAAAAATGGTCTCTTTTTACCTATAGATTCTGTATTGCATTGCTAATTAATTATCTTCTCTGGGGTATACCATAGGAATCTTTAGTTCAACATATTCCAAATATGTTGAGTCCCATGCAAGGGGAACAATAAACAGCCTTGGAACTCAAGGAACATGGCTGGTGGTCAGCAAAATCATGCTCAGTGAGCCTTGGAGAGGTGGAGTCCCAAGGACTCTATGTCCTGAGGACCACATGCTGTTATTGAGCACAGCTCTGCTTACTGCCCTAGTGGTCACCACGTCCCTCATCATGTGTGGGTTGTACAAAAACTCTCAGGGGGTTCTAGCCCCTCACTGGACAGTGTTACTGGTACTTACAATAACAGTGACTGACATTTTCCAAGCATTGCTGCTGGAGCAGATTAATGTTTCAACCACCACCCTTAGAAAGAATTTAGAGACAGGTATTGTTAGTTAAattaggttaagatgtttttgttatagctttgaggtagaaaatcttggaaaacaatttaaagtttagaaaggcacactttTAATTGTTGAGTGAGGGACTTGTTGAGGTCATGGAACAGGACAATAGTACCCTGGCTCTTGCTGGCTAACTTACTTTTCTTGCCAGGACGGGTTGGTGATCAAAGgtaatgattaattccttgtacccatttctcttcagcctcctgatactatttaataaaaaactgtaggccgggcagtggtggcgcatgcctttaatcccagcacttgggaggcagagccaggtggatctctgtgagttcgaggccagcctgggctaccaagtgagtcccaggaaaggcgcaaagctacacagagaaaccctgtctcgaaaaaccaaaacaacaacaacaacaacaaaaaaaaaacctgtttatgAGTGGGTACGCACCCTGGGGATTTAAAATAGAGATGACtggttgtttttcatatataaaagtgtACATTTATgattcttttatgatttttaaaatgagattaccctttgagataaataataaaattataggtACATTCTTTGTAATCACAAAATGTAGCCAGACAGTAAAGGAACTGGATGAGAAAAAaaaccttgcttgcttacaccttgttaatctataacaagttgcttggacatgaatgtatgtgggttcttggggataatttgtttttcacctgcaatacataaaatgtttaatcatgtaagagaAATAAGAAACATGATGATTTTTACTTGTtctcattgtaatcattcacttgaaatatAGAATGTAACAACATTGTAATTTTAATGTTGGTTGGAAGAATTTGTTGGGATATGTAAAGTGTAAGGGAAACAATAAGAAGTTAGAAGGAACTcaacagggaagaggaggaagggaaacatcaggctagaggaacagaacagaaaaagaacagagtagaacaagcaacagaaagagGAATAAAACGAAGGAGGTTTTATTCCTCAGAAAAGAAGTCTGTGTGTTTTTCTCGCTGTCTCTGCATCTCGTTCTCAGTCTCTCTGACATGCAGAAGGCTGGACCCTCTGCACAAATGCATCTTAATGATGTCACTCAGCTCTCTCTGGACCTCCCACTCTCCTGCTTTTCTATCTCAGTAAGAGGAATTCCAAATTGTATCACAAGACTCAGTTTTAGgggattcatttatttattttaccttcaaTGTAGGATGTCTGATAGGTTCTCCTCCATGTTCACCCGTTGCTCCTATTACTGGGAGACCATATTCCCAGAGCAGTGTGACATCTTCTGTCTCCTGGAACATCAAAGCAGATGTTTCCTTTGTGTCAATAACCATGCTTTCAAACCCTCTTTACATATGTTTCATCCATACAGTAGCATCCTGAGATGGCAATCTTATTGTGTTTTTCTGATTATTGCTTCATGGGGATTATCATTGCTCTTTAGAAAAAGACATAATCTTTATCATACACTTAGCCTCAAATTTTATCCTATTCTGCAGTAAAGCCTTTGTTGGGAGTTATAGCATCTTGTCTCCAGTTTTCAAAACTTGCTATTCCTTATTACTATCATTCATTGTTATCTGCGATTCTTCATTTGGCATATTCTTCATGCATGTTAGAAGATAGTTACTTAATCAAACCTTGTGTACCTGATTAGACTGGGAGAGTCCTGGTACCATGTTTCCAAACAGCCCATACTCTCCCCAGTGCGTCAGATTCCTCCAATCAATGGGTATAGCTGATTTCACACCAGATTGATTGCAAACTCCATGCAGAAAAGACTCTATCTGCCTTACAGCAGGGCAAATACCTGGCATGAAGCTTGGTTGAAACCAGTGTTTCCTGAATATATGTTGGCTGTGCTTCAGCCTGAGACTAATTCATTTAATGTTAAAggcataaaattttcatttcaatttaaatattatttcaaaaaaattttcAGGATACAACCTTGCTATATAACAATTTAGCATGAAAATGTGACATTCTGTGAATTTCAAGCAGAAAATTTTGTGTTTCAAAAATATGTGGGTAGGTCAGGTGtactatttttttctctaatattgGTGACTAATAATGGTAAATTTTTATGCTTCTGTTCTGAGATTATCATGGAAGTTGATGTAGAAAAATGAACATGATAATTATTACtataaatactgaaaatataaaaagaagaatgTACTTGTTTTAAAATCTCTGGGGCTTTCCTCCCTCATTTATCCAATTATGTCTGGCTCATAGACACATCAGCTTTGGTTCTGATACTAGGTTTTGAGAAACATCAGTTTTAAGGTTTCTTTGAAGTTTTATTTCAACCTTGTCAATATTTTAGTCAGTACATTTGAATAAAAAAGATTACCATTCATACTGTAATGAGACTCATACAATAAAGTGAAGGAAATTAGAAGAAAGTGTACTCTCCTGAAGAATTTTGCCTCCAGACTGCTTTGGGCTTACAACTTCTATCTCTAATATTTCAGGAACTCCACTCTGCTGACTGTCCCTGCAGATACTGAATTTATACAACTAAGAATAGACTCCTGCTATATTTCTTCTGGACAACCTTCTCTAATAATACTCAACCTGTCTCAAGTCTGgcaaagaaagcagaggaagattCTTGAGCATTGTGAGAGGGCTGGGAATGCCGCTCAGTGGTACAACTCTTGCCTAGCATATGTCTAAGGTACTGTATTTTATGCCTAGCATCAaacaatcaaagaaagaaaaacatcctcTAAAATGAAAGTgagtgtggaaagagagagagagagatgggcataaagagagagacagagatagagacagagacagagacagacaggtagaGGCTGTATGAGTCAAAATCAAATGCTGGGATCTTCATCCTGTTGGTGATGTTTATGGCACTCACTGTGTGCATATTTGAGTATTACAAAGGGAAGAGACATATAGGAAAAATCACACTGGTTCTGAAATTTTGCTTTTTCTGTGAATGATTGGGTTCTGTGTCTTGAGTAGGAGCATGTGGAGTAATCAGAACCCAGAGACCTTACCTGGAGTTGTTGCCACTGATGACCTAATGACTGTATCTTCTTCAGCTGTCAAGGATACAATTTTAGATCTGGAAAGCATATAAAAGGTTTAATGAAAGTGTTTGTAGCATTGAATATGCAAGTAACTCTTCAAATAATAGTATAGACATGGGAGGAATAGCCTTAGAGATTCTGAAACAAgtaaatgcttctttttatatttacaatAATGTATAGAACAAATTAACCATCACATCTATTTTCCCATATCAACTTCAATCACATTCACTGAACAGAAGCATGAGGAAATTATTTTTAGTCACCAATATTACAGAAAACTGTACATCTGATCCACTCACATATTTTTCCTAAGTTCTAATTTCCAGTCTAAAATCGATCACAGACACTGATTTTGCCTCTGAAGTTCTGATTCTACATGAGAAATGAGCACACAGGTGAGGTCAACAGTACTGCCAGTTGATTGTATTTAGGAACAATTACAGCCATCACTATTAAACATATAGGTTTTTGAGCTCAGTCAGATAAGTTTAATTACTTGTTCATGGTTTGTTAAAAGCTCCATAGGTGAAGGTATGTTAAAGATTTAAGAACCACTGAGGTGTGTTAAAACCAATGTAAGAACCAGCAGACTGGGCATAGCAGTTCATAACTAATCACAgcgcttgagaggctgaggccatAAGATCACCTTGAGTTCAAAGCACGCTTAGACAACAAAGTGagtccctttctcaaaaactcaaacaaacagTTGTGCTGCAAGGGTATGACCTTTGAGAACTTTACATAAGATATAATTGTAAAGAAGTCCTTCATTACTAAAGAGATTATAAATGGTGTCcaggaaacaaaatatttcaacaaCAGCAAATTCTTCAGGGGGAAGAGATAACAAATAATTTTAGCATACCTGACAACTTGTGTTGCAGAATGTCACACAATGGATACCCACAGGCTAAATGAACTGTAAAGAAGAGTTTAGCCTTACCTAGAGTGCACAAGATGATGCCCACGCTCTGGTAGAAGATACTGCTCTTTATTCACCATTGACACAGGTTGTAACAAGTCCCATAGTCATCCCCTAAGTCCACACCTCTGCTTCTCTCTTATCTCTTTCTAGtcatccctgagccttagagccTCTGCATCCCAGAGGAGTCCAGTAACTCACTAAAGATTTTAATTACCCAGGACCTCTCTAGGACCTGTTTTCTCAGAGTTCTACAGTAGTGACTGATTATCACTGCCAATCACACATTACTATACTTAAGGGATTGTGGACTTAGAAACTCATGAATGGATGCTTATTTGTTTACATGTTCATGTAAAGCCTATTCCTtgtggagtggggaggggagccTGAGGAAGAGAGTTTGCAAAATCCCTAGAAATAAGCAGAGACTACACTGATggatagaaaacacattagaggtCATAATTTACTAAAGAAGCCACAGTGGCTTTTGAAGAGACAGTTTGGAAACATTCCCAGGTAGCGAGCAGCCTGTTAGTATAAGTTGGCCTCTTGTAAAGCAAGCTTATGTGAGAAATAGTCATGTTGCTAGGATGGCTCAGACTTCTGTGACAAGCTTCCTTTATCTGCCAGTATGTTAAAGtcagaaataagacaaaagaTAAAGTGGCCCAGACCATGTTTAATTCTTACTTTAATtaagatataaaagaaaaacctaGATTCCCACCCCATTTGGTTACTCACTTTTCATCCTCACTTCTTCAGAAAAATGTTGATGACATTGCATCACCATTCTCCCAGCCATTCACTGTAGGCTTCACTTTATGTCCTAATGCCATGGCTTATTCCCTGTCAATTCTCCTAAAGCCATAGATAACTTGCAGTTTCTCACTTCTGGACCAGCTCCATGTACATGGCAATGACCAGTTAGGCAATGTACATCTGTACATCGCAGACATTCATTGAGGGAATATGAATTTTTTCTCACTGGTCTTGTATTTATTGGTTGTGAGAGGTTAGAGCAATGTCTATTTTTGGACATGCAAAACTAATTTTGTATAAAGAATTCCACagaacttaaattatcccaacaGTAATCTACATTTACAAGAACTTAAGACTCTACTTAACATCTCTTAGATTTTGCAAATACTTCCCACaaagtagaagaatgaaaataatcaaGATACAAAAACCAATAGCTGTCCTGTATACCAATAATAAATTTCTGGAGCAGAAAATCAGGAAACAAAATCTCATTTATAACAGCTTTAGAAATTACCTAGGTGGGGAAAGATCCCAAAAATGACAAATTTGAAACAGTGGAGAAAGTAAGCTGAGGTAACCAacatctaattggacttaagttcTGCTCAAAGGAAGGAACTCATTCCTGATAGTCTAAAACTTAGCTATCTAcccatggctggtgaggtcatggatcttataGGAGACCTACGGCTCTTCTTTACTAAACTAgtgtaatttctaactgcatcAACATACATATTCTTatatccacaggtaagtgtagtttGGGAGCCTCACCAAGGAATCTTCAAAAAAAGTAGCAGAGAGAGACTATTATAGAAATCCATAACTGGTCAAAAAGCTGAGAACAACTGACTATGGCACACCCACACCCTATAGATACATCTACATCCCAACTCCTACTCCTCAGATTTagggaacattatggaagagTTAGAGGACCAAGACATCTGCCACAAAATAGTGTTTTCCACGTATGACAGAGGTACTGCACCTATGAAATCTCAACAGTGGGGCTGCCTAAATAAGGTCAGCCAAATGACAGCACCAGCTGACATGCTAATGTGAATGGGGGACTATCATAAGGTTCTACCCTTAGGGAAAGCTACAGGCaaccaatggctgctgagagggagGATCATTCTTTGCCAGGGATGAGCTCCTGATATGTTGGTTAGCCAGTTCACAGTTGTCAGtgcccccccaccctcccataCATGTATGAGCAACTCTAAATGGACTCAGAAGACTGTAtggatgtgtatatatgcatatatatgtatacttatcacaataataaagaagagatcatgaatttggggAAAGTGGGAGGACttatacagggagaagaaaggctagaaatgatgtaaatataatattaatgtatgaaaatgtcacaaaatattttaattaaaataataaaactaaatcttTTACAAAGCAAAGTAAAAAAGTGAAGTAAGCAAGACTTAGGAAgataaatattgcatgttttctcttaaatttaaaatttttattatattattttttactaTGCATAAGTGCCTGTGTGTGGATGTCCTCCAAGATCAGAGGCATCATATGTCcctagagatggagttacaggatTTTTGAGCAACTTTTATGTGGATGCTTGACCAAATCAGGACATCTGCAAAAGAGTACATGGTTTGTgcagctgaaccatctttccagccctgatcttatctatctatctatctatctatctatctatctatctatctatctatctatctatctatctatctatctatgtatctgcctgcctctctctctctctctctctctctctctctctctctctctctctctctctctctctctctctctccctatctattTGAACCTAAACTTTGAAATTTAataggaaagtaagtaaaacaaagTGTAAATAAGCACAGGCCAGGACTTTCTGGAAAGGATTCCCATAACAAGAAATACTAAGAAAGAGGTTATAAGAAATTCAAAAGTTTCTTCACAACCTTCAGGTTCAAGATatagtctacagaatgggaaaatattttcaactacGAATAAGAATATGTTGAATATCTAGGATatagaacctggggcttatgcagtgatactttgctcagcctagaaggagggcactggacctgcctggactgaatctaccaggttggactgaatccccaggggaatctttgccctggaggagataggaatggggggttaGGCTAGGGGGAAGTTGGGTGGGatggggaaggacaggggaatctgtggatgatatgtaaaattaaattaaattataaaaaactgAAAGTAACCGAGCATCACAAACATCAAACAATCTAATCAATGACTGGTCAATGAATAGATACAccattctcaacagaagaaacacaaaatagAGAACAAGCAGCAGAAAAAGATGTTTCTCTGAGTCTGGGCCACTTCACTCAGAATGGTTGTTTCAAACTCTGTGCATTTGTCTACAAgttacatgatttcatttttcattcttatttaactttctttttatttattctttgtgtctttcacatcatgcatctctatcCCATTCAATTCCCATCCCTGCATATCTGCTCTCTACACTTGCAGCCCATCCTCCCAAAAAATTTATaagataaggaaaaagaaaaaaaaaagggaaaaaatctcatcatggaagctgtagtacgACACAgtaagtcacacagtaaaccctttagtCCACATATCTTTACTTGTAAACTTCcattgcaaagagtcactggtctggtccAAGGTCTCTGGTGTCTGCTACATTATCAAtactgggtcctcactgggactcctctcgttatcctgctgttgccctgtgtcatggagatcctgcagctttaggTCTGCAGGAACTGCCCCTCATGGGCTCCAGCAGATCACTGATGGGGTGAATGTTGGGGTGGACCAACACACAAACCTGGATCTTGGCCTGGGTAGTTGCCTTGTTGGTCGCCCTCCATCTCTCACTTGTCCTCCCCACCAAGGTGAGGTCTCCCACATTGTCTTGGTGAGTTCACCctttgcagtgatgagcaaggggcaggggcaGTTCTCCTGTGTCCTCATGTCCTCACGGTCGGATCttccacacctacaccttcagggccagctctcccacctgcctcaggcattgaggGTTCGGGGCATCCCTCCCctacccatgctgccacatgacagatgagtgaTGGAGATAGCTCTCCCATGCTaacaagatttcatttttttcttaagagctgaatgatattccattatgtaaatgtacacattttcattattcacttattagttgatagacatctagcccagtggttctcaacctgtggcttgAGGGGTTGCATAtcaatatcctgcatatcagatatttacattatgattcataataatagcaaaattacagttatgaagtaataacaaaaataattttatggttgagattgtgacaacatgaggaactgtattaaagtgtcgtggcattaggaaggttgagaagcattgATCTGGGATGTTTCTACTTCCTGGCCATTGTgtatagagcaacaatgaacatgaatgaacaggtatctctgtggtaggatatagAGACCATTGAGAATATTCCCAGGAAGTATACAAATGGGTAATAtctattatttcattgttttattaatactaagttattttatttttacatttgtaattAAATATAATCACACCACtactcctttcctccctctaatctATCCCATATCAGCTCTCTCAACGCAATAgccttttcctcttttattattgttacatatctatctatctatctatctatctatctatctatctatctatctatctatctatctatcatgtaaaattaaataaatacaacctgctgagctCATATTTGTTGTTTGTGTGGATATGATTTCAGGGCTCACCACTTTGCATTGGAAAACTAATCAGGGCTCCGACCAGGGAGAAcataattctttctctctcagcagtTAATAGCTGCCTGTAGATCTTTATCTATGGGTAGGaccctgtgagatttccccccGTCCTGTATTAACATGTCTACTGATAATGTCATTGTGCAGGCCTCATTTAAGTAGACATTTCTAAGAAAGGCATTCACAAAGCAgacttcctggtgttctttttttgaatttttaaatttattttacataccaaccacagatcaccctctcttctctcctcctgttccccaagCGTTCCCGCAAAccatccctcattccctcctccaacaaggtaaggcctcctgtggGAGTCAgaagagtctggtacattcagttgagataggtccaagtccctctctccagcatcaaggctgtgcagggTGTCTCACCATAGATGGTGGGCTCAAAAAAGCCaacttatgcaccagggatggatcctgatcctactgccagggggtcccttaagcatatcaagctacacaactgtcttacttatgcagagggcctagtccagtcccgtggaggctccacagctgttggcctaaagttcatgagttctcactagcttggtttggtcgtctctgcaggtttccccatcatgatcttgatgccccttgctcatagaatccctctttcacTCTTCAACTGGagtcctggagcttggcctggtgtttggctgtggatctctgcatctgcttccatcagttactggatgaaggctctttgatgacagCTAGAGTATTCACCAAcatgattactggggtaagccagttgaggcaccctctccactattgttagtagtctaagctggtgtCATCCTGGtgcattcctgggaacttccctatgtagatgaatttttaagcagtcttattaaataagaaacacagagccaaatacaggggtaaaaaGTGTAGCGATCAGAGTAATAGGAATATCCACCAggtaaccttagctcaccatgccgcCATAGCTTCCCCAGAGACCCAGCCTCTtccctgtctaacctgcacctttattgccttgctgttctgccttctcacttcctcatcactgcctgtctgtacagacctccaggtctctattgctggtactgggattaaagccatgtgtcaccacaaaaggctgtgtccttgaacacacagatactcagcctgccatgtgattggattaagggtatgtgctaccaacacctgacttttgtttatggctggctatgtcctctgatctgcagggaaactttatttatcttacatacaagtaaaatattaccacatttcaacacaaataaaatatcaccacatccctagcatcaggtttctccctatcctcataatgtctctctctatcatggtatctttttctttgctctcccattctgtccctgttccagttcaaccatcttGTTCCTTTATGTCCTCATCCCCCTTTCCCTACTCTATATTCCCCCATCCTAAGTTTACTCATGGATATAtaatctattttcccttcccagggtgatccat
This Peromyscus maniculatus bairdii isolate BWxNUB_F1_BW_parent chromosome 8, HU_Pman_BW_mat_3.1, whole genome shotgun sequence DNA region includes the following protein-coding sequences:
- the LOC102908769 gene encoding olfactory receptor 1, with amino-acid sequence MTEGNQTVVSQFLLLGLPIPPEQQHLFYSLFLAMYLITVMGNLIIIILILLDSHLHTPMYLFLSNLSFSDLCFSSVTMPKLLQNMQSQDPSIPYAGCLAQIYFFLFFGDLGNFLLVAMAYDRYVAICFPLHYNSIMSPKLCVSLVLLSWVLTTFHAMLHTLLMARLSFCKDNVIPHYFCDMSALLKLSCSDTYVNEVVIFIVVSIFLILPFALIIMSYVRIVSSILKVPSSQGIRKAFSTCGSHLSVVSLFYGTVIGLYLCPSANNSTVKDTVMSLMYTVVTPMLNPFIYSLRNRDIKEALERIFCKKKIQLNL